The Mycolicibacterium aichiense region CGGGATTTCGATGGTCTGCGGGTGCTGGACCTCTACGCCGGTTCGGGGGCGCTCGGGCTGGAAGCGCTCTCGCGCGGTGCGGCCTCGGCGTTGTTCGTCGAAAGTGATTCGCGCGCAGCCGCTGTCATCAAACGGAACGTCGCGACGTTGGGCCTGCCGGGAGCGACGGTACGCCGCGGGGCGGTCGCCGCGGTGCTCGCCGCCGGCGCCGATGGACCTGTGGACCTGGTGCTGGCCGATCCGCCGTACGAGGTGTCGAGCGCCGACATCGAGGCCGTGCTGGCAAGTTTGGGCCGACACGGCTGGGTCGCGCCGGGCAGCGTGGTGGTGGTCGAGCGCGCCACGTCGTCGCCGGAACTGTCCTGGCCGGCGGGCTGGACGGCCTGGGACAACCGCCGGTACGGAGATACCCGGATCGAGATCGCGGCCTGCTAGCGTCATCCGCTATGAGTGGCGCGGTATGCCCGGGATCGTTCGATCCGGTGACGCGGGGTCATGTCGACATCTTCGAGCGCGCCGCAGCGCAATTCGACGAGGTGATCGTCGCCGTGCTGATCAATCCCAACAAGTCCGGGATGTTCGACATCGACGAGCGGATCGCGATGATCTCCGAAGCGACCGCCCATCTGCCGAACCTGCACGCCGAGTCCGGGCAGGGACTGGTCGTCGACTTCGTCAAGCAGCGCGGAATGACCGCGATCGTCAAGGGTCTGCGCACCGGAACCGATTTCGAGTACGAGCTGCAGATGGCCCAGATGAACAAGCACATCGCCGGCGTGGACACCTTCTTCGTGGCCACCACACCGCAGTACTCGTTCGTCTCCTCGTCGCTGGCCAAAGAGGTTGCGACATTCGGCGGTGACGTCTCGGCGCTGCTGCCGGAGTCGGTGAACCGCCGACTGCAGGCCAAGCTGGCACAGCGCGCGCGCTGACCATTGGGTTTGGTGTCGGGTCCGCCGGGTACCGCCTAGGTGGCGCACAGCCCTGCGCCGACAACCCACCAAACAGCGGAGGCATTGCTGTGGTCGAAACATTTGTGCAGTCCACGACGGACGTCGTCGACTTTCTCAAGCACCAGCACAACCTGATCAAGGACATGTTCGACGACGTGCTGTCCGCCTCGGAGTCCAAGGCCCGGGAGAAGGCGTTCGTCGATCTGCGGCAGCTCCTCGCCGTGCACGAAACCGCGGAGGAGATGGTGGTCCATCCGCGTGCGCGGCACGAGCTGACCGACGGTGACAACATCGTCGATGCCCGGATCGCCGAGGAGCACGAGGCCAAGGAACAGCTGTCGGCTCTGGAAAAGATGGACGTCGACTCCCAGGAGTTCCTCGACGAGCTCATGAAATTTCGCGATGCGGTGGTCGAGCACGCCGAACGCGAGGAGAACGAGGAGTTCAGCCAGCTGCAGGCCGAGCTGGACGATGAGGCGCTCGAGCGGATGGCCGGAGCCGTGCGCGCCGCCGAGGCGATCGCCCCGACCCGCCCGCACGCCGGAGTGGAGTCGGCCGTCCTGAATTTCGCCGTCGGTCCGTTCGCATCGATGCTCGACCGCGCCCGCGACGCGATCTCGGCCGCCATCAAGTAGCGCCGGATCCGCCTCCTCGGGGGTGCCGAGCCGACATAATCGTCGTCGAGACGCCCCTGACCGGTGCGGTTGCCAGAAATGTCTGCCCGACACACCGGGCCGCCACCGCAGTCACAGGCGTAACAGCAGGCACACTGGTCACTACCAACAAGCCCAGGAGGGTGGCGCCGTGTACCGAGTTTTTGAAGCGCTCGATGAATTGAGCGCGATTGTCGAAGAGGCCCGCGGCGTTCCGATGACGGCTGGTTGCGTGGTGCCGCGCGGTGACGTGCTGGAGCTCCTCGACGACATCAAGGACGCCATCCCCGGTGAACTCGACGACGCCCAGGATGTGTTGGACGCCCGCGATTCGTTGCTGCGGGAGGCCAAAGAGCACTCCGACTCGATGGTGTCGAACGCGACCGCCGAGGCCGACTCCCTGCTGAGCCATGCCCGCGCCGAGGCCGACCGGCTGCTGGCCGACGCCAAATCGCAGGCCGACCGGATGGTCGCCGAGGCGCGTCAGCACAGCGAACGTATGGTCGCCGAGGCTCGCGACGAGTCGAGCCGCCTGGCGGCGACCGCCAAGCGCGAGTACGAAGCGGCCACCAGCCGGGCCAAGGCCGAGGCCGACCGGCTCGTGGAGAGCGGAAACATCTCCTACGAGAAGGCCGTGCAGGAAGGCATCAAGGAGCAGCAGCGGCTGGTCTCCCAGACCGAGGTCGTCCAGGCGGCCAACGCCGAGTCGACCCGGCTGATCGACACCGCCCACGCCGAAGCCGACCGGCTGCGCGGCGAGTGCGACATCTACGTCGACAACAAACTCGCCCAGTTCGAGGACTACCTCAACGGCACATTGCGTTCGGTGAGCCGCGGGCGTCACCAACTGCGCACCGCCGCGGGCACCCACGACTACGCGCAGCGCTGAGCGTCCCGGCCCGCGCCTACTGGCACAATCGCCCGGCGCCGGGTTTTAAGATCGGAACATGGCGACTTCACGCAGTGCTCAGACGAAGCGCAAACCACGGTCGCCGCTCGTTCTCGACATCTCCCGCTTGGGGCGCCGCCCCGGCTCGATGCTCGAGCTGCACCAAACCGTCCCCAGCCCATCGCGGATCGGGCTGGACCTGGTCGCCATCGAACGCGGTGCGGACCTCACGCTGGATCTGCGCCTGGAGTCGGTGTCCGAGGGTGTCCTGGTCACCGGCACCGTGTACGCACCGACCCGCGGCGAGTGCTCCCGCTGCCTGACCGAGATCACCGGTGATGTCGAGATCTCGCTCACCGAACTGTTCGCCTACCCCGACAGCGCGACGGAATCCACCACCGAGGAAGACGAGGTCGGCCACGTCGTCGACCAGACCATCGACTTGGAACAGCCGATCGTCGACGCCGTCGGCCTGGCGCTGCCGTTCGCCCCGTTGTGCACCGAGGACTGTGCGGGGCTATGCCCGCAGTGTGGTGTCGTGCTGGCAGGAGAACCCGGCCACCAGCACGACGTGATCGACCCGCGGTTCGCCAAGCTGGCGGGCATGTTCCCTGCAGCAGACGCCGACACCCCCGAACCCGGGGCCGGCGCGTCGTGAGCCCGCCACGCGAAAATCTGCTTGCCGCACTCGGCGTCGACATGCCGGAAGACTTGCTGACGCTGGCGTTGACCCACCGCAGCTATGCCTACGAGCACGGCGGCCTGCCCACCAATGAACGTCTGGAGTTCCTCGGCGATGCGGTGCTCGGCCTGACGATCACCGACGAGCTGTTCCATCGCCATCCCGAACGCACCGAAGGTGACCTGGCCAAACTGCGCGCCAGCATCGTCAACACCCAGGCGCTGGCCGACGTGGGACGAGCTCTGACCGACGAGGGCCTCGGCGCGCACCTGCTGCTGGGCCGAGGCGAGGTCAACACCGGCGGAGCCGACAAGTCCAGCATTCTGGCCGACGGCATGGAATCGCTGCTGGGCGCGGTGTATCTGCAGCACGGTATCGACGTGGCGCGCGACGTGATCCTGCGGCTGTTCGGCAATCTGCTGGACACCGCGCCGACGCTGGGGGCGGGCCTGGACTGGAAGACCAGCCTGCAGGAGCTCACCGCCGCGCGCAGTCTGGGACCGCCGTCGTATGTCGTCACCTCCACCGGGCCCGACCACGACAAGGAATTCACCGCCGTCGTCCTGGTGATGGACACCGAGTACGGAAACGGCGTCGGCAGGTCAAAGAAGGAAGCCGAACAAAAGGCCGCCGCCGCGGCGTGGAACGCGCTGGACAACGCTTGAGCCACAGTCGCATTCGGTGTTACTGCGATGCCTGAGCTGCCTGAGGTCGAGGTGGTGCGGCGCGGTCTGCAGGCTCACGTCGCAGGCAGGTCGATCTCCGCGGTACGGGTGCACCATCCCCGGGCCGTGCGCCGCCACGTTGCCGGTGCGGCCGATCTGACCGCCCGGCTGCTCGACGCGCAGATCACCGGCACCGACCGGCGCGGAAAGTACTTGTGGCTGACCCTGAATGACGAAGCCGCACTGGTGGTGCACCTGGGTATGAGCGGCCAGATGCTGTTGGGCCCGGTACCCAACACCAACCATCTGCGCATCGCGGCGCTGCTCGACGACGGCACCGCCCTGAGCTTCGTCGATCAGCGCACGTTCGGCGGGTGGCAGCTGGCCGACCTGGTCGACGTCGACGGCAGCCGAGTGCCCGAGCCGGTGGCGCACATCGCCCGCGATCCGCTGGATCCCCGGTTCGATCGCGACGCTGTCGTTACGGTGTTGCGCCGCAAGCACTCCGAGATCAAGCGGCAGCTGCTCGATCAGACCGTGGTGTCGGGTATCGGCAACATCTACGCCGACGAGTCGTTGTGGCGGGCCAAGATCAACGGCGCGCGGCTGGCCGAGAACCTGACCCCCCGCCAACTCGGCGAACTGCTCGACGCGGCAGGAGAGGTGATGCGTGAAGCGCTCGGCCAGGGCGGCACCTCGTTCGACTCGCTGTATGTCAACGTCAACGGGCAGTCCGGGTACTTCGACCGGTCGCTGAACGTCTACGGCCAGGAGGACCGGCCGTGCCCGCGCTGCGGCACCGCGATCCGCCGCGAGAAGTTCATGAATCGCTCGTCGTTCTACTGCCCACGCTGTCAACGAAGACCGGGTCAGCCGCGCCCACGGCGTTGAGGCCCGCACGTCGAGACCAAGGAGACATGAACATATGACTGAGCTGTGGGTGGAACGCACCGGCATCCGCCGCTACACCGGGCGCAGCAGCCGCGGCGCCGAAGTGCTGATCGGCTCGGAGACCGACGAGGGTGTCTTCACCCCCGGCGAGCTGCTCAAGATCGCGCTGGCCGGGTGCAGCGGGCTGAGCAGCGATCAACCGCTGCGCCGCCGCCTCGGCGACGATTATCCGGCGACGATCCGGGTATCCGGGCCGGCCGACCGGGAGCAGGAGCGCTACCCGCTGCTGGCGGAGAAGCTGGAAATCGACCTGTCCGGGCTGTCCCCGGAGGAGATCGAGCGGCTGGTGGTGGTGGTCAACCGGGCGATCGACCAGGTGTGCACCGTGGGTCGCACCCTGAAATCCGGCACCGAGGTCCGGTTCGAGGTGGATGACGTTGGCCGATCCTGACGTCCGCCTGACCGCCTGGGTGCACGGCCACGTCCAGGGCGTGGGTTTCCGCTGGTGGACTCGATCCCGTGCGTTGGAGCTGGGTCTGACCGGGTACGCGTCCAATCAGCCCGACGGCCGGGTGCTGGTCGTCGCGCAGGGTCCCCGTGACGCATGTGAACAGCTGTTACAGCTGCTCAATAGTGGGAAAACACCTGGGCACGTCGACAAGGTTGTTGTCGACTGGTCACCGCGCGGCGAAGCCATCAGAGGCTTTGGCGAGCGGTAGTCTGGCACGCCGTGTACCTCAAGAGTCTGACCCTGAAGGGCTTCAAGTCCTTCGCCGCGGCGACGACTCTGCGCCTCGAGCCCGGCATCACCTGCGTGGTCGGACCGAACGGCTCCGGTAAGTCCAATGTCGTCGACGCGCTGGCCTGGGTGATGGGCGAGCAGGGGGCGAAGACGCTGCGCGGCGGCAAGATGGAAGACGTCATTTTCGCCGGCACCTCCTCGCGGGCCCCGCTGGGCCGCGCCGAGGTGACGCTGACCATCGACAATTCCGACCACGCACTGCCGATCGAGTACTCCGAGGTGTCGATCACCCGGCGGATGTTCCGCGACGGCGCCGGGGAGTACGAGATCAACGGCACCAGCTGCCGGTTGATGGACGTCCAGGAGCTGCTCAGCGACTCCGGCATCGGCCGCGAAATGCACGTCATCGTCGGTCAGGGCCGGCTCTCACAGATCCTCGAGTCGCGCCCAGAAGACCGGCGGGCCTTCATCGAAGAGGCCGCCGGCGTGCTCAAGCACCGCAAACGCAAGGAAAAGGCGGTCCGCAAGCTCGACTCGATGGCCGCCAACCTGGCCCGGCTCACCGACCTGACCACCGAGCTGCGCCGTCAGCTCAAGCCGCTGGGCCGCCAGGCCGAGATGGCGCGGCGAGCTCAGACGATTCAGGCGGACCTGCGCGACGCGCGGCTGCGCCTGGCCGCCGACGACCTGGTCACCCGGCGGGCCGAGTTCGCCGGTGCCGACGACACCGAGACCACGTTGCGCCGCGAGCACGACGAGGCCGCGAAGCGGCTGGACGTCGCCGGCGCGGCGCTGGCCGCTCACGAGGCCGCGGTGGCCACGCTGTCCGAACGCACCGATGCCGCCCAGCAGGCCTGGTTCCGGCTGTCGGCGCTGGCCGAACGGGTCAGCGCCACCGTCCGGATCGCTTCTGAGCGAGCGCAATACCTCGAGACCGAGCCCACCGCGAGCACGGGCCCGGACCCCGACGAGCTGGAAGCCGAGGCCGACGAGGTCGCCGCACGGGAGCAGGAGCTGCTGGCAGAGCTGGCCGAGGCGCAATCAAGGCTGGAGTTCGCCCGCGCCGAGCTCTCCGAGCGTGAACGCGCGGCCGCCGAAGCCGAACGTGCCCATATGGCCGCCGTGCGCGCCGAGGCCGACCGCCGCGAAGGGCTCGCCCGGCTGGCCGGGCAGGTTGAGACCGTACGCGCCCGGGTCGAGTCCATCGACGAGGGCGTCGCCCGGCTGACCACCGCGATCGAAGAGGCGGCCGCCCGCACCCAGCACGCCAGGGCCGAGTTCGAGACCGTGCAGGGCCGGGTGGGTGAACTGGACCAGGGCGAGGTCGGCCTCGACGAGCAGCACGACCGCACGATCACCGCGCTGCGGCTGGCCGACGAGCGGGTGGCCGAGTTGCAGGCCGCCGAGCGCAGCGCCGAACGCCAGGTCGCCTCGCTGCGTGCTCGCATCGATGCGTTGGCAGTCGGGATGGAGCGCAAGGACGGCTCGGCCTGGCTGACGGAAAACCGCGGCGGTGCAGGACTTTTCGGCACGATTGCCAACTTGGTCAAAGTGCGTTCGGGCTACGAGGGGGCGTTGGCGGCGGTGCTGGGCGCCGCGGCCGACGCGGTGGCCGCCGAGAACTTCGACGCCGCCAGTTCGGCGGTGCGAGCGCTCAAGGACGCCGACGGTGGCCGGGCTGCGATCGTGCTGGGGGACTGGCCGATCGCGCCGCGCCAATCCGGTTCACTGCCCCAGCGCGCGTTGTGGGCGCTGGATCTGATCGAGGCGCCGGGCCGACTTCAGGGCGCCATGACGGCGATGCTCGCCGACGTCGCCGTCGTCGAGGATCTTGGTGCCGCGCTGGATCTGGTCGCGGCACAGCCGGCGCTGCGCGCGGTCACCCTCGACGGTGACCTGGTTGGCGCGGGGTGGGTCAGCGGTGGCTCCGACCGCAAGCCGAGCACACTGGAGATCGCCGGCGAAATCGACAAGGCCACCCGCGAACTCGCGGCAGCCGAGACCCAGGTCGCCGAGTTGTCGGCCGCGCTGGCCGGCGCGCTCACCGAGCAGGGTGAGCGCCAGGACGCCGCCGAACAAGCGCTGGCGGCGCTCAACGAATCCGACGCCGCGATCGCCGCGATCTACGAACAGCTCGGCAGGCTCGGGCAGGAAGCCCGCGCCGCCGAGGGGGAGTGGCGCCGCCAGCAGGCTCAGCGCGACGAGCTCGAGGCCGGTCGGCTGCGCACGGTGGAGGAGCTCACCGAGCTCGAGAACCGGCTGGCCGCCGCCCAGGACGGGGCGACCGAGGTCGAAGACGCGCCCGAGGACCGCCAGTACATGCAGTCCGCCGCCGAGGAAGCCCGTGCCGTCGAGGTCGAGGTGCGGCTGGCCGTGCGCACCGCCGAGGAACGTGCGAATGCCGTTCGTGGACGGGCGGATTCGTTGCGACGAGCCGCCGCGGCCGAGCGGGAGGCGCGCGTTCGCGCTCAGCGCGCACGCGCCGCGCGCGAGCACGCCGCCGCGGTCGCGGCCGCGGTAGCCGAGGCCGGACGCCGTGTGGCCGGGCACCTGTCCGGTGTGGTGGCGGCGGCGTCCCGGCGCCGTGATGCGCTGGCCGCCGAACGGCAGGAACGCGCTACCGCGATGACCGCTGCGCGTGAGGAAGTCACCACGCTGAACAGCCGGATCGCCGCGCTGACCGACTCGCTGCACCGCGACGAGGTGGCCAAGGCACAGGCGTCGCTGCGCATCGAACAGCTCGAGCAGATGGTGCTGGAGCAGTTCGGTATGTCCGCCGACGATCTGATCGCCGAATACGGCCCGGATGTGACGCTGCCGCCGTCCGAGCTGGAGATGGCCGAATACGAACAGGCCAAGGAGCGCGGCGAGCAGGTCATGGCGCCGGCGCCGATGCGGTTCGACCGTCCGACTCAGGAACGCCGGGCCAAGCGGGCCGAACGCGAGCTGTCCGAACTGGGCCGAGTGAATCCGCTTGCGCTGGAAGAGTTTGCCGCGCTCGAGGAGCGCTACAACTTCCTGTCCACGCAGCTCGAAGACGTCAAGGCCGCCCGCAAGGATCTGCTCGACGTGATCGCCGACGTCGATGCGCGCATCCTGCAGGTGTTCGCCGAGGCGTACGCCGACGTCGAGCGCGAGTTCGAGCAGGTGTTCGCAACGCTGTTCCCCGGCGGTGAAGGCCGGCTGTTGCTGACCGACCCGAGCGACCTGCTGACCACCGGCGTGGAGGTGGAGGCCCGCCCGCCCGGTAAGAAGGTCAAGCGGCTCTCGCTGCTCTCCGGCGGCGAGAAGTCGCTGACCGCGGTCGCCATGCTGGTGGCGATCTTCCGGGCCCGGCCGTCGCCGTTCTACGTCATGGACGAGGTCGAGGCCGCCCTCGATGACGTCAATCTGCGCAGGCTCATCGGGCTGTTCGAGCAGTTGCGGTCACAGTCACAGCTGATCGTCATCACCCACCAGAAGCCGACCATGGAGATCGCCGACGCCCTGTACGGCGTGACGATGCAGGGTGACGGCATCACCACGGTGATCTCGCAGCGGATGCGCGGCCAAGAGCTGGTCGCCAGCGCGGCGCCGTAACCGTCTGCTGCTCAACTGGATTCGATGGTGAAGTGCTCTCGAACGAGATCGCGTGCCAACGGATAGTCGTCGAGGGTGTCGGCGAGCAGGCCCGCCAGCTCGGCCACCGAGGCTGGGTCGGCATCGCGGGCCTGCAGCACGTCGCTGATCCACCACGCAGTCTCGGCGATCGGCCGCGGGTCACCAGTGAGCAGCGCCGCCGACAGTGCGTGCAGGGCCTGATTCAATGTGTCGCGGGTCAGGTTCGCGAACACGGTGTTCTGCGGCTGACGGGTCAACGACCACCGTTCGCGCAGCGACTCGACGATCCGCCGGTGGTGGAGATCCAGCTGCGCCTGCTCGGCGCTCGCCGCCGGTGAAATCTCCGGTAGCACACCGGAAACCGTCGGCAGCCCCTCCATCGCTGTGACCGCGGCGTGTGCGCTGGATGCCCACGCGGTGGCGCCCAGCGCCCGGGCGCGCACGTCGTCGTAGCCGAATGCCGGACCACCGACCAGGGTCGGCACCCCCGCCGCGGTGGCCGCCTCGATGAAGCGGCGGGTGGTCGGCAAGGCGCCCAACACCGAGCAGCTGATGGCCACCGCGTCGTGTCCGTCGTCCACAAGATGCTGACTCAGCCGCATCGGAGAGGTCGCCGCGCCCAACACGGTGGTGTCCCAGCCATGCGCACGCAATGCGCAGGCGATAATCATGGCAGGCAGTTCATGGAACTCCCGTTCGGCACAGGCGACCAGAACCGACCTATCCCGCACGGGAATTGCACTCACATAGTCTGCGACGGCGGCGGTGGCGGCCACCGAGATCGCGGTCGCGGCGTGCTCGTCGGCGACGGTCCATTCGGCGCGCTGCCAACGCATACCGACCTCGCGCTGCGATGTGGCTATCACGTCGGTGAGCACCGTCACGGGATCCACACCCTCAGTGAGCAATTGGGTGACGACACCGGTCGCCTGTGCTCGGTTCCTGCTCGCCAACGCATGCTGGTAGTCGGCCAGCGGTGTCAGCTCCCGCACGTGACCGCCAGCAGTGCCATGTCGTCGTGCGGATCACCGTCCAAATACTCCAGGACATCACGTTCGACCGCTTCGCAGATCGCCTCCCCGCCGGCTCCGGCGTAGGAAGGCAGCAGTTCGAGCAGCCGGCGCACTCCATAGAGACGGTCGTCGCGGCGGGCCTCCTCGACGCCATCGGTGAACATCAGCATGGTGTCGCCGCGCTCCAATCGCACTGCGGCAGGCCGATAGTGCACCCCGAGCTTCACCCCGGCGGCGATCCCGGACACCTCGATCTGTTCGACATCGCCGGAGGCTCGAATCACGATCGGGCCGGGGTGTCCGGCCGTGGCGACGTGCGCTTCGGCCCATTGGCCGTCCGGCCTGCCGCGCACCCGCGCGCACAGCGTGGTGACGAAGCGCCCCACCGCCTGGTCGCACAACACCGTGTTCAGCGTGTCGAGAACCCGATCGGGGCTGCGGTCGAAATGCGCCGCGGTACGGATGGTTTGGCGGGCCTGCAGGGTGAGCGCGGCGGAATCGACTCCTTTGCCACACACGTCGCCCAGGGTGAGCACCACGTCATCGCTGCTACCGACGACATCATAGAAATCGCCGCCGACCTCAAGATGCTCGACTGCGGGCCGATACCGCGCTGCGACCGAAAACCCGATGGCCGCAGGGAGTTTCGGTGGCCGGAGGCTGCGCTGCAGTGCCGCGGCCAGTTGTCCGCGCTCCTCGTAGAGCCGCGCCGAATCCAGTGCGACAGCCGCCGTCGCGCCGACCCGCTCGGCCTCGGCGATGGTGTCCGCGTCGAACAGCCGCCCCGCCGTGCGGACCAGAACGAATGCGCCCAGCGTCGTGCCCCGGGCGGTGAGTGCCAGGGTCAGCACATCCGCCGGACGCAAGGCGGCGAGTTCCTCGGCGAGGGCGCGGTGCCGCAGGCGGGTGCCGATATCGGCAAGGGACATGTCGTGACCGACGTGGCCATGGAGTCGCTGGCCGGTACGCAGCACCTGATCCAGCCCGCGCTCGGACGGCGACGACCGCGCGATGACGTCGGAGAACCCGACGTTGGCGCCGCCGTAGACGGTCAGCCCACCGGTCCGGTGATCCGGCATGGCCAGTACCGCCCAGTCCGCCAGCCCAGGCTGGACAGCGCTGAGCAGATTCAAGACGGTCCGCCGCAAATTCAGCGATCCGTTCATCGCGATCTCGACCTCGCGGTGCGCGACATCGGGCGCGAACTGGTTTGCCATTGTCTCCACGCTAGCGGGAATCGTCACCGCAAGGCCAGGCCTGGCCGTTAGAGCAAGCCAACGGCGTGAGCTAGTCTGTTCGCCGAGGTTCAAGCAGCAGCCTTCCGATAGTTGTCGCCCGCCGGCCGGGCACCGATCATCGAAGGGTGGCTTTGGACGCTTACGATTCCCGCCAGTATTGGCTGGGAAGAACCGCCGTCGTCAGTGCTTCCGGGGCACTCGATCTACTGACGTCGCCGCGTCTGGAGAAACTCGTCACCAGCACCCTCGAGCAACGCCCGGACGCCCTGATCATCGACCTGACCGATGTGAGTTTCCTCGGTTCGGCCGGCATGCAAGTGCTTGTCGACGCGTACGAGGCGACGTCCCCGAACATCGGATTCGCGGTGGTCGCCGACGGGCCCGGCACCAGCAGGCCGCTGAAGCTGATCGGATTGACCGAGGTGTTCGACGTCGTTGCGTCCCTGCAGACCGCGGTCGACCGGCTCAGCCGAGGTGCGTGAGGTCCACACGTTTCAACGCGGCCACGTCATCGGCGCCGCAGCCGTGCAGGCAGACACGCAGCTCTTCGACGAAGCCATGCAACGCTTCCAGCGCGGCGGCCGGTGACTCGATGGCCGGGGCCAGCAGCGGTCGGGCCAAAGCGACCACATCGGCACCCAACGCCAGTGCCTTTGCGGCATCGACCCCGGTGCGGATGCCGCCGGAGGCCATCAGGGGCATGCCCGGCAGGGTGGCCCGAACTTCGGTGAGGGCCTGCGCGGTCGGGACCCCCCACTCGGCGACCGCCGGGTAGCGCACCTCGCCGTAGCGCACCAGCTGTTCGACCCGGGCCCACGACGTCCCACCGGCTCCGGCGACGTCGACCGCCGCGATCGGCAGGTCCCGCAGCCGCTCGGCAGCAGCAGCCCCGATCCCGTGGCCGACCTCCTTGACCAGGATCGGGTAGGGCAGCGCTTCGGCCAGCGTGCGCAATCGCTCCAGCGAGCCGCTGAAGTCGGTGTCGCCGTTGGCCTGCATCGCCTCCTGGAGGGGATTGGTGTGAACGGCAAGTGCGTTGGCGCCGATCCGGTCCAGCGCCGCCGCGATCTTGGGCACCGCGGCATCGGAGAGCTGAGCCAGCCCGATGTTGCCGACCAACAGGACATCGGGGGCGAGGTCGCGCACGTCGAAGGATGCCGCCACAGTGCCGTCGGGGTCGTCGAGCATGATGCGCTGCGAACCCAGCATCATGCCGATCCCGAGCTTCTGCGCGGCCTCGGCGAGATTGCGATTGATCGTGCGGGACAGCTCGGCCCCGCCGGTCATCGCCCCGACCAGAACCGGCGCGCGCAGCTGCGCGCCGAGGAAGCTGGTCCCGAGGTCGACCGTGCCGAGGTTGGTCTGGGTCAGGGCGTTGTACGCAAGTCGGTAGCGCTCGAAGCCGGTCGTCACGGTCTCGTATTGCACCGGCCCGTGAAGGCAGGCGTCGATGTGGCGCAGCTTGCGGCTCGCCATACCGATTCCCAGGTCGCTTCGCTCCTGCCCGATTCCCGCGTCGTCCGTCGTCACGAGATACCCCGTACCCCAGGGGTGGCGCGGACCATCCCCGCGCCCTGAAACAATGGCACGGTGTCAGAGGGTCTCTGGATCGCTATCGCGGTCATCGCCGTCCTGGTCGTTGCTGCACTCATCATCGGTCTGGTCCGCTATCGGCGGCGCCAAATCAGTCTGCGCCGCAGCTCAGAGAGTCCCACACCAATTGACCGATCCGGCGG contains the following coding sequences:
- the rsmD gene encoding 16S rRNA (guanine(966)-N(2))-methyltransferase RsmD; translated protein: MTRIVGGSAGGRRLDVPPRGTRPTTDRVREALFNVLAARRDFDGLRVLDLYAGSGALGLEALSRGAASALFVESDSRAAAVIKRNVATLGLPGATVRRGAVAAVLAAGADGPVDLVLADPPYEVSSADIEAVLASLGRHGWVAPGSVVVVERATSSPELSWPAGWTAWDNRRYGDTRIEIAAC
- the coaD gene encoding pantetheine-phosphate adenylyltransferase; amino-acid sequence: MSGAVCPGSFDPVTRGHVDIFERAAAQFDEVIVAVLINPNKSGMFDIDERIAMISEATAHLPNLHAESGQGLVVDFVKQRGMTAIVKGLRTGTDFEYELQMAQMNKHIAGVDTFFVATTPQYSFVSSSLAKEVATFGGDVSALLPESVNRRLQAKLAQRAR
- a CDS encoding hemerythrin domain-containing protein; the encoded protein is MVETFVQSTTDVVDFLKHQHNLIKDMFDDVLSASESKAREKAFVDLRQLLAVHETAEEMVVHPRARHELTDGDNIVDARIAEEHEAKEQLSALEKMDVDSQEFLDELMKFRDAVVEHAEREENEEFSQLQAELDDEALERMAGAVRAAEAIAPTRPHAGVESAVLNFAVGPFASMLDRARDAISAAIK
- the sepIVA gene encoding cell division protein SepIVA codes for the protein MYRVFEALDELSAIVEEARGVPMTAGCVVPRGDVLELLDDIKDAIPGELDDAQDVLDARDSLLREAKEHSDSMVSNATAEADSLLSHARAEADRLLADAKSQADRMVAEARQHSERMVAEARDESSRLAATAKREYEAATSRAKAEADRLVESGNISYEKAVQEGIKEQQRLVSQTEVVQAANAESTRLIDTAHAEADRLRGECDIYVDNKLAQFEDYLNGTLRSVSRGRHQLRTAAGTHDYAQR
- a CDS encoding YceD family protein, whose amino-acid sequence is MATSRSAQTKRKPRSPLVLDISRLGRRPGSMLELHQTVPSPSRIGLDLVAIERGADLTLDLRLESVSEGVLVTGTVYAPTRGECSRCLTEITGDVEISLTELFAYPDSATESTTEEDEVGHVVDQTIDLEQPIVDAVGLALPFAPLCTEDCAGLCPQCGVVLAGEPGHQHDVIDPRFAKLAGMFPAADADTPEPGAGAS
- the rnc gene encoding ribonuclease III; amino-acid sequence: MPEDLLTLALTHRSYAYEHGGLPTNERLEFLGDAVLGLTITDELFHRHPERTEGDLAKLRASIVNTQALADVGRALTDEGLGAHLLLGRGEVNTGGADKSSILADGMESLLGAVYLQHGIDVARDVILRLFGNLLDTAPTLGAGLDWKTSLQELTAARSLGPPSYVVTSTGPDHDKEFTAVVLVMDTEYGNGVGRSKKEAEQKAAAAAWNALDNA
- the mutM gene encoding DNA-formamidopyrimidine glycosylase — translated: MPELPEVEVVRRGLQAHVAGRSISAVRVHHPRAVRRHVAGAADLTARLLDAQITGTDRRGKYLWLTLNDEAALVVHLGMSGQMLLGPVPNTNHLRIAALLDDGTALSFVDQRTFGGWQLADLVDVDGSRVPEPVAHIARDPLDPRFDRDAVVTVLRRKHSEIKRQLLDQTVVSGIGNIYADESLWRAKINGARLAENLTPRQLGELLDAAGEVMREALGQGGTSFDSLYVNVNGQSGYFDRSLNVYGQEDRPCPRCGTAIRREKFMNRSSFYCPRCQRRPGQPRPRR
- a CDS encoding OsmC family protein; protein product: MTELWVERTGIRRYTGRSSRGAEVLIGSETDEGVFTPGELLKIALAGCSGLSSDQPLRRRLGDDYPATIRVSGPADREQERYPLLAEKLEIDLSGLSPEEIERLVVVVNRAIDQVCTVGRTLKSGTEVRFEVDDVGRS
- a CDS encoding acylphosphatase, which translates into the protein MTLADPDVRLTAWVHGHVQGVGFRWWTRSRALELGLTGYASNQPDGRVLVVAQGPRDACEQLLQLLNSGKTPGHVDKVVVDWSPRGEAIRGFGER